gacgcgcgttatcgtgcaactcttttaccggctgttttgaaggaagatcaacgttcgcgatgaAAAAATATGAGCAAACTGTTATGAAGCAGAGAttagttagttcctcactttgcGCGCTGACGCCAAGATCgctcgcttgcttcagtgaaagtataacgtgcataacgttttcgactcgtacattacatgtcACGTGTTGTTACaagatctttacgggttgtgtgtgaaagcacgcacatatcccgggtaatcactggcgacccgggaacaattgccggaacactttacccgtgtatttgccggaatggcagtgtgaaaggggctcaaggAAATCAGGATTAACAAGGATGCTGTTGAGACCATCTGAGTCTTCAATTCAGACCTCTTCCAGTGACTTGGTGAGAGAACTCAACATGTGAAGCTCGGACATTGCATAACTTAACCACTGGTTAAGAATGTCAGCATTGAATTGAGAGCTCCTGTGGATCTTCAGGATGTCTTCCAGAGACTTCTCCTCCATCTCTCCTCCTCGAACAGCAGGCAAGACCTTTCTGACTGCTTTCAGTAGCATTGCCTTGTAAATGTTAAATGAGTCCTGAAAAGAGCACAGCCTCTCTTAAATGTCTCTGAAACTATTAACCAGTGTGTGTCTTGACAGGTCATTAAATGTCATTTCTGCCTCTCCCAGCTCCTCAATTATAGCTTCAATACTGAACACCACAATTTCACTGATTTTTCTTTCTACCTAAGCTACCTGAGTGGATTAAGACAGACTTTTATTGGGACTTCATTCAATGGATTCTTCAGCAGAGCAGGGAGCTGCTTGTACAGATTCAGGGCCTCCATGTATGTGATTGGCTTCTGCTCAAAGTGGACACCACTGTAAAATGTGCAGGTGGTCTTCTCAGCcatcttttttttcagcattgatcATTTTTAAAGTTGCATCTGTCTCACTGGAAAAATGAGGGATCATTTTGACCATGGCATTTAGTTCTTCCTCAATCTGCTGCTTGTCTTACTCTTCTGAAAATGTCTGATAAAACACCATGAATGCCTGAGCATTATACAGCACCACCGTGATCACATGAAAACATGCAGGTTTTTTAGTCTTTTCACACAATGACTAATAAGTGGTGGTTCAGCATGTTTTTGAGAAGTGTAATGAAGGAAATGCTGCTGCAGTCATACAGCATACTAGGACACCGGtctgttaacaaagagagacaatAGTTATAACCAGATAAAAAAGTTTGCCAAGACATACTGATTTTGGCTTGAGGAAGTATGACCAAATAGTTTGAAGTTTAAATGTTTAGATGGAAATACAGTTTATTAGAAAAACAGACAGGCCAAGATTAGCTGgatttaacgttttttttttttttttgcatgaattagCAAATTGGTAACATATGTATCTCTTTTCTCCCATTGACAGATGGTTCCGTAATTTGGGACATGTTTGGGTGCTATTGCAAATCAGTATGTATCCTTCCATTTAaaacacaagcaaaaaaaaaagagtgacagAAGCAGAGTTTTGGTATTTGTAAgataatgctgggtacacaccaaaatattttttacatcttataagattttcaaaatgtgatagaccacaaacatgaggataaaaaaatcTTAGATTTAATTGTTTTGCTCCTATAGTGTATGGTGTGtcatgatgtgacaaagacagcacaccacacatgaacagattttcaaccagaatcttgactgtgaacacaggaaatctcaCAAAATCTTgcgagacttcagaataagcatgatggatgatatgcaggaagaaattgcaatgatagtgtttggaatgattttcacAGAAGGTTCATGTGGTGTGATCTATAATATTGTTACATTGCCTGGACTCCAGGGGGCGGTAGAGGGGGTCACAATGTTGTTATGGGGGGAGAGTTCATGGGTGAATAATAGAGAAGCCATGTGAAAGATATTCGGCTCTGTCTTGATTCGAGGCAAAAGAACCCAACgcgacatggtgtcagaagtggtgCTACACTGAGAGAAAGGATAGTGGGTATTATATGAGAAGAGGGAGAAAGGAAATAACTTAAGTGGAGAAGCTTAAGCAAACTTTGCAAGCATGTCACTCTCGCAACGAGGACAGCACGCTGAACAGAACGACCCTCCGCAGCTTCCTGCTAAAGCATCTGCGACGTTCTCAATAAACCCGCCGGAATCCTTCGACTTTTCGAAGCCACAAGATTGGGAAAAGTGGATAAGACGGTTCGAGCGCTTCAGAGTGGCTAGCGACCTGGATAAGTCATCAGACGCTAATCAGGTGAATACGCTGATATATTGCATGGGGGACGAGGCAGATGACGTGCTAAAAGGGCTAACATTAACCGCTGAACAGAAACTGATATACAGCTCCGTCAAAGACGGCTTCACAAACTTTTTCGTGCCGAAGAAAAATGTGATTTACCAACGAGCTAAATTTAACCAGCGAGCTCAGGGGCCGCCTGAATCTGCAGACTCGTTTATAACTGCTTTATATGCACTGGCTGAAGATTGCGAGTATGGGACACTGCGCGATGAACTGTTGAGAGACAGGATCGTAGTAGGCATTAGAGACAGTGTGCTTTCGCAGAAAATGCAGATGGAGAGCAGGCTGGATCTGGCAAAAGCCATTAACATGGTCAGACAAGCAGAGGATATGAAACGGCAACAAACAGATCTGAGAGGTGATGCTTCACATGCTACAAAAACAACAGTGGATGCTCTACACACTAAGAAAGCAAAACAGCAGGCATGGAAAAATAAAAGACTGCCATTTAAACAGCATAAAGACAAATACGAAGCACAATCAGGAGCAGAGCATAGGTCATGCCCTAAATGTGGTAAGCTGCACGCTAAATTCCAGTGCCCTGCAAAGAATGCAGACTGCCACAATTGTGGTAAGAGAGGGCATTATGGCAAAGTGTGCAAGTCTGCTAAAAGCGTGAGTGCTGTCAGGGAAGATGATGATATATTCCTGGGAACCATTGATGCAGGAGAACATGCATGGACAGTAGACTTACAAGTTAGACATACTAATGTGAGGTTCAAGATTGATACAGGGGCAGACGTTACTGTCATACCAGAGCAGGTGTACAGACAGATATGCAGAGGCACCGCATACAACCTTACCCCAGGTAATAAAACGCTGTTCGGGCCAGGGCATGTACCTCTCTCAGTAGTCGGTGTAGCCAGAGAAATACTGAAATGTGGTGACAAATGCACCACAGAGGACATTTATGTAGTGGAGCACCTGAACACAGCTCTGCTGAGTCGACCCGCCTCAGTTAGCCTCAGACTGGTAGCCAGAGTAGATAGCATCGACCTGGACTCCGTAAAACAGCAATACCCAAAGCTGTGCGGGGGGCTAGGTCTAGTACAGCAGCAGTACACAATTAAGCTCAGACCAGATGCCAGGCCCGTGTCTTTGAAAGTACCTCGCCGTGTCCCACTGCCCTTGATGGGAAAAGTAAAGCAGGAACTACAGCGCATGGAGCAGCTAGGAGTCATCAGCCGGATTGAACAGCCGACAGAGTGGTGCTCTGGCATGGTGGTCGCACCAAAGAAATCTAAGGATGAAATCCGTACTTGTGTAGACCTCTCTCCCCTCAACGAAGCGGTGTGCAGGGAAAAGTTTATCCTCCCGTCTGTGGACCAGACACTAGGCATGTTGTCTGGTgcaaaaatattcacaaaactggacgcCAATATGGGGTTTTGGCAGATCCCATTATCAAGAGACTGTGCCCATTACACCACTTTTATCACCCCATTCGGGGCGTTATTTCTTTAACCGCTTACCTTTTGGTATTGCCTCAGCTCCAGAACATTTTCAGAACCGGATGGTGACGGAAGTGACAGGAGGCTTAGAAGGAGTCGTCTGCCACATGGACGACGTCCTTATATGGGGTTCCACACAGGCAGAGCACGACACACGGTTGCATGCGGTTCTGCAGAGGGCACAGGCGGCTGGCATCACGTTGAATTTAGCCAAGTGCGAGTTCAGCAAAACCCAGGTGAAATTTCTCGGGTACATCATTGCGGCAGAGGGGATAAGCCCAGATCCAGAAAAGACACGTGCTGTACGTGAGATGGATCCGCCACACAACATCAGTGAGCTCAGGAGCTTTCTGGGCATGGTAAATCAACTAGGCAAGTTCGTGCCCAACCTAGCTGAAAAAGATAAAGCTCTCAGAGACCTGCTTTCAAAAAAGAACCTGTGGTATTGGGGGCCTGATCAGCAGAGGGCGTTCACCAGCCTCAAACAAGAGTTAGCGTCCACTCCAGTCCTGCAGTTGTATGACCCAAACAAAGAGCTTAAAATATCAGCCGATGCCTCGTCATATGGGTTAGGCAGCGTACTTCTGCAGAAATGCCAGGAAACCTGGGCGCCGGTGGCATATGCGTCCAGGGCACTCACAAGCACGGAGCAGCGCTATGCTCAAGTGGAGAAAGAAGCACTGGCCCTCACTTGGGCATGCGAAAGATTCAGTGACTTCATTACTGGTCTCCATTTTGAGCTGGAGACAGACCACAAACCCCTCGTGAGCCTGCTGGGTGGACAAGCGCTGGACTCTCTCCCACCTAGAATACAGCGATTTAGAATGAGACTCATGAGGTACAGATACACAATCATGCACGTCCCAGGGAAAAGCCTCACCACAGCAGACACACTGTCACGGGCGCCGCTGAAGAATGGCGTGACCGATGGAGACGGTTTGATGGAGGAAACTAACATATATGTTGACTCTATAATCTCAAATTTACCAGCAAGTGAGACTTACCTGTCCGAGCTGCGAAAACAGCTGAGTGCAGACAGCGTGTGCGCGGAAGTGATGAAGTACTGCATCGAGGGCTGGCCAGATCGCGGCAGACTGGAGGTGCTGGTAAGAATTTTCTGGTAAGAAAATTCATGAAGGGCACCAGGGAATTGTCAAATGCCGTGAAAGAGCCAAACAGTCAGTGTGGTGGCCTGGATTAAGTAGCCAGTTGGAGAGCTGGTGTTGAAATGCACGGCGTGCGTTAAAGAACGTGCCAATGTGACTGAGCCTCTTATGCCTTCCAAGCTACCTGAGAGGCCATGGCAGAAGCTAGGGGCTGATTTGTTTACTTTGAAAAACAAAGACTACTTGCTTGTTGTAGACTATTTTTCCAGGTATGTGGAGGTGGCCCAGCTGAGCCCGACAAGAAGTGTGGATGTGATAAAGCACCTCAAGTCAATTTTTGCCAGGCACGGCATACCGGAGATTCTAGTCACAGACAACGGGCCCCAGTTCGCAGGGGCTCACATGACAGCTTTCGCCACTGAGTATGAATTCGAGCATGTAACGAGCAGCCCGAGATACCCTCAAAGCAACGGCGAGGCCGAGCGTGCCGTCCAAACCATCAAAAATCTGCTAAAGAAAGCAACAGACCCCTACCGTGCGCTGCTGGCTTACAGAACCACTCCTTTGAGCAATGGCTTCAGTCCGGCCCAGCTGCTCATGGGTCGCCGCTTGCGCACAACTGTGCCATCTTTCCCAGCGGTGTTGAAGCCAGCCATCCCAGACCTTCGGTCGGTGCAGTGCAAAGAAAGGGAGAGGAGATGGATGGACGCATGCAATTATGACTGCAGACACAGAGTGAGAAATCTCTCTGACCTGTCACCAGGAGATCAAGTGTGGATCACAGATACAAGGTCTACAGGTACTGTGTCATCTGCACATGAAACACCTAGATCTTACTTGGTCAGTGGATCACAGGGTACCGTAAGGAGGAATCGCCGCCACCTTGTGCCCATGTCAGCAGACAACAGCAGTAAAACATTAGAGCATGCTGCAGGGGTTGACCTGCAGGATACTTCGACAGACTCTGGTCAGGTGTCTCCGGAGGGGCCTCAGGGCACTCCCCAAACTGTGAGAACCAGGTCTGGCAGGTCTATCAAAAAGCCGGATCGACTGGACCTGTGAGAactcaaatgcaaaaaaaaaaatgaatgaaagaaatgcaaatgtgaaaaggaaaaaaaaagaaagaaatggaaatgtgaaaaaaaaaaagaaatacaaaatgtattgGGGGCAAGGCAGGGTGGTTTGTTAAGTGGTCTTATAAGGGTTTAATAGGGGTTGAATCCTGTTGTGGGTTAACTGtttattgtggctacggtgtgttCATTTGTAGCTTAAAGAAGCCTCTATGAGTTCATATTGTTTAGTGTAAGCCGGTTTAAATAAGAGTTCTCCGGAAAGAACAGGTTAAATAAGCACTGTTAAGGGAAGTGTTATAGTAGACCAAATGTTTCACAGTGATACAAAAGTGAGATTTAGAGTTTGATGCAACTAGGTGATAAATAATGTAGGTCACAGTCTATTGCTTTTCAGAAAGGGAGATGTGGTGTGATCTATAATATTGTTACATTGCCTGCACTCCAGGGGGCGGTAGAGGGGGTCACAATGTTGTTATGGGGGGAGAGTTCATGGGTGAATAAACGAGAAGCCATGTGAAAGATATTCGGCTCTGTCTAGATTCGAGGCAAAAGAACCCAACGCGACAgttcacagaaaaaagaaaagggtTTGGGTGAAGTCGTGGCGATGTCGGGGACATGGTCTGTACAAGTTACAGAGAGAGCTAGAGGTGAGCAATGGTCATGACTGCGTCCGTCTCCCATCaactcgctttctgattggatattgtcCTCTGGTTCCCCCCACAGATCAGGATtatattaaacatgttgaatatttacGATTCGCGATTGGGGCGGCTCCGATGTTCTTCCAATCAGGTTtggacactcttaacacacctcacaccaaaggaaaatctgataaaataatctgtTGAACCTTtaagataatcgggacatagctgGGATTGTCAGAGggggggaaatcggcccaaaatcagccGATTAACTTTTAGTGTGTACCAAGCATTACAAAGTCATAAGACATTaaattggcctctgaccatcatggcctcctaacaatccccatatctgctgattggcttcatcactctgtctcctctccaccagtaagctggtgtgtggtgggtgttctggcgcaatatgactgctgtcgcatcatccaggtggatgctgcacactggtggtggatgaggagatacccacTGACAATGTAAatcgctttgagtgcctagaaaagcgctatataaatgtaaggattattactattattattaaccaCACCATCCTAAAACGGCTTGTTCTAACACActcccacatctctacgtcagtTTGTGGGAACCCACCATCATTGCTGTGTTAGCTCTGtgggactgccatcctccagcgtCGCCATTGTTGGAGTATCCCTCTCCTCCACCTCCAGCCTTCAAGACCCAGACTCCGCCTAGGCCCGTAGACCCAGTGGCTCCACCTcagctaatataatataatataatataatataaaataatataatataataaatataatataatataatataatataatataatataatataatataatataatataatataatataatataatataatataatataataaagtctCTCTAACTCACAAATCTGACAAAAGTCATTTGAAGTGAAAGATACACATTCAGAATtacagaattatgagatataaattcTCAATAGAGAAAAAAATATCAGGATTGTGCATTTATATCCAGCAATTCTGAATTTGAAACTAGCCAATATCTCGCATTCTaagaaaaaattttaatttgcaaGATGGTAACTCAattgtgaggggaaaaaaagtctgaatagtGTGATAAAttacaataactttttttcatttattttttattctgtgtcaGAAGTGGGCTGCCACGGTTTATGCAATGGAAATTGTGCTGTTTATGAGACACCTGATGGTGCTTTATATAATGGTTGGTGAAAAGACCTGCATGTACTTTCATTATTCTAACTTACGGAAGCACATACATATGACCCCAATGTGAGAAAAAAACAGTATGTACAGTGAACACGATTCATACatatgcttttatgacctcaaggttagattattgtaatgctttattgggtggttgttctgcacgcttagtaaacaaactacagctagtccaaaatgcagcagcaagagttcttactagaaccaggaagtatgaccatattagcccggtcctgtcaacactgcactggctccctatcaaacatcgcatagattttaaaatattgcttattacctataaagccctgaatggtttagcacctcagtatttgaatgagctccttttacattaaaaatcctctacgtccgccacgttctcaaaactcaaaacgcaatttgataatatctagaatatcaaaatcaactgcaggcggcagatccttttcctatttggcgcctaaactctggaataacctacctaacattgttcgggaggcagacacactcttgcagtttaaatctagattaaagacccatctctttaacctggcttacacataacataataatatgcttttaatatccaaatccgttaaaggatttttaggctgcattaattagataaaccggaaccggaaacacttcccataacaccctatgtacttgctacatcattagaagaatggcatctacgctaatatttgtctgtttctctcttgttccgaggtcaccgtggccaccagatccagtctgtgaccagatcagagggtcactgcagtcacccggatccagtacgtatccagaccagatggtggatcagcacctagaaaggacctctactgccctgaaagacagcagagaccaggacaactagagccccagatacagatcccctgtaaagacctgaggtgtttctcaatgtcaaggatacttccttggcaggactggtccttccaagtcacttccttcagaggctaggcaagactcctcttaagcattcggagaacacgtaaatggaacaggctagcaagtgcacgtaGTTGCGTCATTACATCAGTGAAAATGTCCGTTTGAATAACACTGTGAAtggtatcgttaaattacttATAGTTTAATTActggacaacttaactagttatttataaaagaaatgccgatgacgcaaccaattgttaaatgacaggtccggttcagttaaccatttgtatttgtataatttacaatatcaatatggtagtaacTTGTACTGGActttaaacgttaaactttacttatatttactacagttataacaaatgtttagtaacgtaaataaaaaccgttaacactccgactccgctaacgttcgacatttttgaatttttgaacaagatagcaaagctgcgcgcataggattgtgggtgatttgagagcgcgaaggatacacatatgcatcctttcctgtgtatgggatatttttcaaacgaaggactcagtccttggtagaaattccgaggatcctcgacattggaacagtccttcgacggatgtcgatgacgtagcatccttgaaatactggcttccgaggatccttccttgacattgagaaacacctcttgtatcagatgaccaccaggacaagaccacaggaaacagatgattcttctgcacaatctgactttgctgcagcctggaattgaactactggtttcgtctggtcagaggagaactggccccacaactgagcctggtttctcccaaggttttttctccattctgtcaccgatggagtttcggttccttgccgctgtcgcctctggcttgcttagttggggacacttcatctacagcgatatcgttgacttgattgcaaataaatgcacagacactatttaactgaacagagatgacatcactgaatccaatgatgaactgcctttaactatcattttgcattattgacactgttttcctaatgaatgttgttcagttgctttgacgcaatgtattttgtttaaagcgctatataaataaaggtgacttgacttgacttataccAGAACAGTCAAACATCTTTAAAGATTCTTCTGTTAACAGCACTTCAGGTCTGGTgttatatgaaaatgaaaattactcatTTATGACCATTTGACAAGAATTAGAAGCATGAAAGTGGAATTTTTCACAAGATGTGGATGATCGCTGCAGTTTCTCCACAGACACATGACAGGTAAAACCGGTTGACTTTCCAGTAAGTCAGTAGTTTCCAGTTAGTCACATTATTTTAGGAGAATATCAGGGTGCAATCATTGAGGATGTTTTTAGAAACACCTTGTAATTGcagaataaatgaatataatgagATCGTTTGAATATCATCCTTTCTCGTTAAAATTACATCTTTGTTTTCTTgttaaaacaacatattttctaataaaaacTAGATGTTTTCTCACTGAAACGACATTTTCTCTTAATAACGAGATTTTGTTGTAAAAACgatataattatgtcattaacacAACATATTTTTCCTGTTAAAACTACATATTTTTCATAATGTCATATGTTTCCCTTTTATTATAGATGGTACATTATGTGAGCGATAAGCAACTGTCCACGCTGCTGTAGCCACTGTCTGACATAAACAGGGATCTACATGctgctgaaattatttaaatacattttaaatgtttaaaatgtattttaaagtaatGGTTTTAATTGTAGCAGCATTTTTAATAGGATTAATCTCCAATCTGTCAACAATATAATGCTATCCAATAACTGCACCCATGACTCGTTTAGGctactgtcacgatcattagctggagtgcccataaacTCTGTcactgtcatggctatggaggccgtTTGGGAGTTCTCTTACCCTCttatcacggccacggaggccgccattaacctttttatgttttctgtttcagttccacctgaccagacttgctctcctgtgccatcgactccatggtggtggtcctctgcgaaccatttcaaacgattcagttcgatttggtgaactggttcaagaagatcaggttacagcgaatgattcattcacgaactgGATATCATACACAgcagtgaacgtgctcacaacagacactgaagagaaaacaatgctgaataaattgtagtttttgctatttttggaccaaaatgtattttcgatggttAAGAAAAACTgactaactgaccctctgacccTCACATGGACATCAGAGGGTaacaaacccgtgagacctccattcatcttcagaacacagtttaagatattttagatttagtccgttagctctcagtccctccattgaagctgtgtgtacggtctactgtccatgtccagaaaggtaagaaaaacaccatcaaagtagtccatgtgacatcagacggtcttttagaattatttgaagcatcgaaaataaatagcaaaaactacgactttattcagcattgtctcccctttccgggtctgttgtgaaagagttcaaaacactgcagtgtacaaaggaatcattcgatgtaaccggatcttcttgaaccagttcaccaaatcaaactgaaacgtttgaaatggttcgcgtctccaatacgcattaatccacaaatgacttaagctgttaactttttttaatgtggctgattttttcagctgtttttatTAAAGGATTTCAaacattttggggaaaaaaatcaactttAGTAAAGTGGTAATGATATAGCCCACCCACATCCACAAAGGACGCCACGGAAAAGCTCAggagaagtctttttttttttttttgccaaaaaaataTGAGTCAGAGATTAATGTACTGTTGGGGTGGAGACAGGGAACTCTTGATGTATGTGGCAGTTCTTGTTTTCCATCACATCAGAAAGCTGACGGTCAAGAAACAGTCAGATCAGAGAGCAGAGCAGAAGGATGAAGTTCAACGGCGCTTTGAGTGTTTCTGTAATCACACTTCTCTACATAACAGGTGAGAGCTTACAGAAAATCTAcaacataaaattaaatgtacatttaataatttaattgttaattaaCTGACAAGCCATTTAATTTCATTGTAAAGACACTTGAAATTTTATGTTTCTCATGATAAAAGCTGGATCTGAAGACTTACACTTTAATGCTTGAAACTGGTTTTGTAGATGTGTCATGAATGTGAAATCATTTACATGTATTTTGGCTAAGACCAGAAACCACATTATTTAGGTGAAATATTCTATTCTCTTATTTTCATGCAAATTGCACAAGCACTGATGCAACAGGAGAACTACACAAACCAGTTCATCAGCTCTGTCTGAATGATTGTCTGCTTACTTTgtctttgttgttgtcttttacaCAGGCTCACTCTGCCAGTTAGATGGTAAGTTTTCATGATGACTCCAAAACTCACAGATTGTGAATCTTCTGTATCTGAGAGGCGTTTTAAGAGGGAAATCTGTCTTTCTGTCGTCAGTATGCGGTCAAGCCCCTCTCAATAACAAGATTGTTGGAGGGGAGGATGCGGCGGCAGGAGCTTGGCCGTGGCAGGTCAGCATTTATCTCTCCGGGTTAAGTCATAACTGTGGCGGGACTCTCATCAATAAAGACTGGGTGTTATCTGCAGCACACTGCTTCCAGAGGTATGAAGTTTAATGCTTAAATAAAGATTAAGATATACTTGTATATTTATAATAGTGGGATTAAACCAGAGTCTCTCTATTTGCAGTATTGTATTGTCTAAAGTTGTGATGTACTTCGGTCGTCTGAGCCAGTCCGGCTCAAACCCTTATGAGGTGTCCAGGACAGCGAGTCAAGTCATTAACCATCCTAACTATAATAGTGATTCTAATGACAATGATATAGCTCTGGTCCAGCTCTCCTCCTCTGTGACTTTCTCTGATTACATTAAGCCGGTCTGTCTGGCAGCGACTGGGAGTGTGTTTGGAggagggacagagagctgggtcactGGATGGGGCAGACTACAATCTGGAGGTGAGTAAACATTTACTTGCCAGTTAACTCTGACATCACTAATGCCgagactataaacaggcaccgggagaacacgtcattcacttcttcacctgaagcatggcagggagctagaggacgcagtgtctcattccctactcaaccatgattacattcgtaacctgagacgttccctttcaagggaacttcgaactacatcctctaggggtcgctatggggaacagtatacccacgc
The sequence above is a segment of the Carassius carassius chromosome 9, fCarCar2.1, whole genome shotgun sequence genome. Coding sequences within it:
- the LOC132149712 gene encoding vitellin-degrading protease-like, yielding MKFNGALSVSVITLLYITGSLCQLDVCGQAPLNNKIVGGEDAAAGAWPWQVSIYLSGLSHNCGGTLINKDWVLSAAHCFQSIVLSKVVMYFGRLSQSGSNPYEVSRTASQVINHPNYNSDSNDNDIALVQLSSSVTFSDYIKPVCLAATGSVFGGGTESWVTGWGRLQSGGSVPDILQQVMIPVVNNSACAKAYEGMYTITGNMVCAGLLNQGGKDSCQGDSGGPMVSKNGSLWIQSGVVSFGEGCADPRYPGVYARVSEYQDWIKSFTGTNPPGFVQFVQTSNSNFGSVPSLLLLPLSLTVSLIPFSLFFTS